TCGTTAGTGCTGGTCTTATTGATACTTACGCTGCTTTCTTGTTCTTTGGTGTCGGATTTGCCATCAGTATGGCATTCTTTATAGCGGAATTGATCatcaaaaaaaactgttttgcATATAAATAGCCCCTTTTCATTCTTGTCTACTTGTCTTTCTGTATTAGCAATAATAAATAGAAGAATCAATAAAGCATAAAGCATTTCATTTATTgagaaattcaataataatctTCATCCAATAAGTAAACTGAAGTGGTAGGTAATCCACAAGACTACAACTAACGACTTGTTATCTTCATTTAGTTATAGATTGAAAATAATACTACAGCTTTTGAAGAAATATATCCTATCGACCATTACCAACTTCGAATGGTGATGATCTTTTCTTTCTATCGATATACTTCAAGAGCAGTACCTCTGTTCCTAATACTACGAGTGTAAAAATAGATCCCACCCCAAATATGATAAAAGCAAAGTAGCAATCGATTAGGCCGACACTGCCAAAATTTCCATGGCTGACTCTGCATGGTGGTTTTCTGGTGTAGATCCTGGTCGCTTCTCTATGCTGCAATCCATGTTCGTGGATCCTCCTCATCCTGCAAGAGAGAACTATATAGTTGATTCAGCACACATACCAACACGCTTAGAGGATTGAAGAAGCTTTGGTACCTAACAATTGATGAGCATAAGCTGTTATTCCTGATATTTACCACCGTTTTGCTTTAATTGATACCTACTTAACCTATTTCATACCGACTTACCCCACTTTCATTATTTCTTTATAGTTGGAGTTTTTCTGGATTGGCAGCCATGGTTCTATCAAATTAACAAAGGTGATTTCTTGCAAGccacatttttcattttctctgAACAAATCACTAATCACCTTGTAGCCTGTCGAAAGCTCTACATGAAAAGCGAAAAATTCGTTTTGAACCCTCTTGATTCCTTCTTGCACTGACATAAAGTTGGGTTTTTGGTCTTTTGGAGCTATCTTCTGTTCGTATATTGCCCTTCTTGTAGGTTCTTTAGCTGTCTGGAAGAACAATTCAGGTCAAGAATCTACGAATTACATAAAGTACCCTTCAAGGACAAGAGGTCCAAAAACAAATAGCAAGTTTCTGTACCACGCCTTGTTAATGGATCTGGTATACCTACATCGCACCTTGAAATAGTAATGAGCATACACGATATCCTCTACGCCTAGTTTTAtcctgaaattcaacaaatcCTCCAGAGTCCTTATACTGTCTGTCGTGCTTTGCAGCAAAACGACAATGCTAGCCGAATAAGACGTGTACAAGAAGATGACGGCTATAAAAATGATAATGGTGGCGATCCTACCGGACAAACTCTTGGGTTCCACAGGAGATCCTTGCTGTGTTATGGCGGATATCTCCAAAAGTACAACCTCAGCCACTGACGGTCTCATGGAATCATTTCCGACATCTATAAAGTTCTTCCTGAAAGAAGGATCTTTCCATTCCCATAATAAcacgagatatatggcgatgcaGGTCAAAATTAGAATGCCAACGCAAGAGTACCAAACGTAGATGTTGAAAGGAAGGGCAAATAAATTGGAAACATATGATAGGGGGGGAGAacgaaaaatgaatttcatgtatGTCTTGTAAGTTGCTGCTATGTAGTCCACGACTGCAACCCTGTCGTAGGTGAAGAATGAAGCTGTACCTGGAAATGAAACAATCTAGGATGCCTCCATATATCACTTATTGGATATTTCCCACCTCCTAAATCAGCGATTCCTTTTTGTAAGTCCCCGACCATGCCATCGTAGAATGAGGAGTTTTTCTGCTTATATCCCCAGCTAGGTTGCACGATGAACTGTCT
Above is a window of Coccinella septempunctata chromosome 5, icCocSept1.1, whole genome shotgun sequence DNA encoding:
- the LOC123314113 gene encoding glutamate receptor 1-like; this translates as MTGQAFKLVVLWMLVVVVESKKNYFIDFVTDFLDRQHTPTNVNSYLCWDKNEVLLFYTKLWNSNYRVRFFTPNGSLIDASPFKEHQLILIDLSCDGIENILQKADDEFLFKQPYRWIVFGNASTVVQKNLNIGVDSQFFVIEETAGIFKVTAHYKYSRESKQFNSEPIALWEKDNGYLFYNNLVVGRNRTNLNGLTLKISYVLTNKKSEKHLWDYRERHVDTISKLNYLLIHHLTDFTNATRQFIVQPSWGYKQKNSSFYDGMVGDLQKGIADLGGTASFFTYDRVAVVDYIAATYKTYMKFIFRSPPLSYVSNLFALPFNIYVWYSCVGILILTCIAIYLVLLWEWKDPSFRKNFIDVGNDSMRPSVAEVVLLEISAITQQGSPVEPKSLSGRIATIIIFIAVIFLYTSYSASIVVLLQSTTDSIRTLEDLLNFRIKLGVEDIVYAHYYFKTAKEPTRRAIYEQKIAPKDQKPNFMSVQEGIKRVQNEFFAFHVELSTGYKVISDLFRENEKCGLQEITFVNLIEPWLPIQKNSNYKEIMKVGMRRIHEHGLQHREATRIYTRKPPCRVSHGNFGSVGLIDCYFAFIIFGVGSIFTLVVLGTEVLLLKYIDRKKRSSPFEVGNGR